The following are encoded in a window of Thermonema lapsum genomic DNA:
- a CDS encoding S1/P1 nuclease — protein MNIRQKLSFSLLLLFGLILSSPREAQAWGQTGHRVVGYIAQSFLNKKAKKHLQKLLKTEDLALCSTWMDEIRSDKRYDHTHDWHWVTIPDSVRYEDAEKNPNGDVIERIEFIVSTLKSGTLSEEQEIEYIKMLVHLVGDLHQPLHVGTGKDRGGNDVKLKWMRRSSNLHRVWDSEMIDDKQLSYTELAHALLLKVNKAQVEKWLQGDVRSWAMECIALRSQVYDIGNPEEVGYDYLYRNWSTVEIQLLKAGIRLAYLLNEIYG, from the coding sequence ATGAACATACGCCAAAAACTGTCTTTTTCACTTCTACTGTTGTTTGGTCTTATTTTGTCATCCCCTCGCGAAGCGCAAGCATGGGGACAAACAGGACACCGGGTAGTAGGTTACATTGCTCAGTCGTTTCTGAATAAGAAGGCAAAAAAGCACCTCCAAAAGCTCCTGAAAACCGAAGACTTGGCACTTTGCAGCACTTGGATGGATGAAATTCGCTCCGATAAAAGATATGACCACACACACGACTGGCATTGGGTAACCATCCCCGACAGCGTGCGCTATGAAGACGCCGAAAAGAATCCCAACGGTGATGTGATTGAGCGCATTGAGTTCATCGTATCCACCCTAAAAAGCGGCACACTCTCCGAAGAGCAGGAGATAGAATACATTAAAATGCTGGTACACTTGGTAGGCGACTTGCATCAACCGCTACACGTAGGTACTGGAAAAGACCGCGGCGGCAATGATGTAAAACTAAAGTGGATGCGGCGCTCGTCGAACCTGCATCGCGTATGGGACAGCGAAATGATCGACGACAAACAGTTGAGCTATACAGAGCTAGCGCATGCCCTGCTTTTAAAAGTAAACAAAGCGCAAGTAGAAAAATGGCTGCAAGGCGACGTACGTAGCTGGGCAATGGAATGCATAGCCTTGCGCTCACAGGTGTACGACATAGGCAACCCCGAAGAGGTTGGCTACGACTATCTTTATCGCAACTGGAGTACAGTGGAAATCCAACTGCTCAAAGCCGGTATCCGTCTGGCTTACCTGCTCAATGAAATTTACGGTTAA